In a single window of the Deinococcus aetherius genome:
- a CDS encoding benzoate/H(+) symporter BenE family transporter, translating into MTALADLRRDGSGSAVTAGFVAVVVGAASSIGLLVGAARDFGLTHGQTVSWVLACYLAISVTGAVLTWRHRAPVKMAWTTPGLALVASLAAARGLSYPEVLGAYVLSALIMTGLGVTGAFESVTRRIPPALANALLAGVLLPFVLGAFRALPAAPLPVGGMIAVFLLGRVWFARWAVPAALLAGAGLSFASGAVGPVTGGGLGTLVWTTPEFSLRGVLTLALPMTVLTLASQQLPGVAVLRACGFGRVPTSPLITWSGVASVLSAPFGAHTTNLAAITAAIAAGEEAHPDPGRRWVAGLSAAFFYLLLGVFAGWVVGAVGAVPAPVVAALAGLALVSTTLSSTAAALGTEGEREAAFLTLAVTASGVSFLGVGSAVWGLVLGGGFLGLTRWKAR; encoded by the coding sequence TTGACGGCGCTGGCGGACCTGCGGCGCGACGGCTCGGGGTCGGCGGTCACGGCGGGCTTCGTGGCCGTGGTGGTCGGGGCGGCGAGCAGCATCGGCCTGCTGGTGGGGGCGGCGCGTGACTTCGGGCTGACCCACGGGCAGACGGTGAGCTGGGTGCTCGCCTGCTACCTGGCGATCAGCGTGACGGGCGCGGTGCTGACCTGGCGCCACCGCGCGCCCGTCAAGATGGCCTGGACGACGCCGGGGCTGGCCCTCGTCGCCTCGCTCGCCGCCGCCCGGGGCCTGAGCTACCCCGAGGTGCTCGGCGCCTATGTCCTGAGCGCCCTGATCATGACCGGGCTGGGGGTGACGGGCGCCTTCGAGAGCGTGACCCGCCGCATCCCGCCCGCGCTGGCGAACGCGCTGCTGGCGGGTGTGCTGCTGCCCTTCGTGCTGGGGGCCTTCCGGGCGCTTCCCGCCGCGCCCCTGCCGGTGGGGGGAATGATCGCCGTCTTCCTGCTGGGCCGGGTATGGTTCGCGCGCTGGGCGGTTCCGGCGGCGCTGCTGGCCGGGGCGGGGCTGTCGTTCGCCTCGGGGGCCGTGGGGCCGGTCACGGGGGGCGGCCTCGGCACGCTGGTCTGGACCACACCCGAGTTCAGCCTGCGCGGCGTCCTCACCCTCGCCCTGCCGATGACGGTCCTCACGCTCGCCTCCCAGCAATTGCCGGGGGTGGCGGTGCTGCGGGCGTGCGGCTTCGGACGGGTGCCGACCTCGCCCCTGATCACGTGGTCGGGGGTGGCGAGCGTGCTGTCGGCCCCCTTCGGAGCGCACACGACCAACCTCGCGGCGATCACGGCGGCCATTGCGGCGGGCGAGGAGGCGCACCCCGACCCGGGGCGGCGCTGGGTCGCGGGGCTGAGTGCCGCCTTCTTCTACCTGTTGCTGGGCGTGTTCGCGGGCTGGGTGGTGGGTGCGGTGGGGGCCGTCCCCGCCCCGGTGGTCGCGGCGCTCGCCGGGCTCGCCCTCGTCTCGACCACGCTGAGCAGCACGGCCGCCGCCCTGGGCACGGAGGGCGAGCGGGAGGCCGCCTTCCTCACCCTGGCCGTAACTGCCAGCGGCGTGAGTTTCCTGGGCGTGGGAAGCGCGGTGTGGGGCCTGGTGCTGGGGGGCGGGTTCTTGGGCCTGACGCGCTGGAAGGCGAGGTGA
- the aroE gene encoding shikimate dehydrogenase: MSSPDVPRAFLYADPAAHSLSPAMHRAAFRHAGLRGEYTALRVSAGELGEAVARLREPGVLGANLSLPHKEAALAHLDDLSEAARAIGAVNTVVNRQGHLTGENTDAPGLSAALGELGVVFGRNETHPTNDPVVVLGAGGAARAAVYTLLGLERNVYIVNRTRERAEELARMPGFGEAKARAADPHELPWPEVRLIVNASSAGLDAPDETPLPGFDFTALAPGALVYDMVYRPRETRLMREARAAGVRAENGLSMLAHQARLAFLAWTGVDVPTGVFLEALEVAR, translated from the coding sequence GTGAGTTCCCCCGACGTCCCCCGCGCCTTCCTGTACGCCGACCCGGCGGCGCATTCCTTATCCCCCGCCATGCACCGCGCCGCCTTCCGGCACGCGGGCTTGCGGGGGGAGTACACGGCGCTGCGCGTGTCCGCCGGGGAACTGGGAGAGGCGGTGGCCCGCTTGCGCGAGCCCGGCGTCCTGGGCGCCAACCTGAGCCTGCCGCACAAGGAGGCGGCCCTGGCGCACCTCGACGACCTCTCGGAAGCGGCGCGGGCGATTGGGGCGGTCAATACGGTGGTGAACCGGCAGGGTCACCTGACCGGGGAGAACACGGACGCGCCGGGCTTGAGCGCCGCGTTGGGGGAACTGGGAGTCGTGTTCGGCAGAAACGAGACTCACCCCACGAATGACCCTGTGGTCGTGCTGGGAGCCGGAGGTGCGGCCCGGGCCGCCGTCTATACCCTGCTCGGGCTGGAGCGGAACGTCTACATCGTGAACCGGACCCGAGAACGGGCCGAGGAACTTGCGAGGATGCCCGGTTTCGGGGAGGCCAAGGCGCGGGCCGCCGACCCCCACGAGCTTCCCTGGCCCGAGGTCCGCCTGATCGTCAACGCCTCCAGCGCGGGCCTGGACGCCCCCGACGAGACGCCGCTGCCCGGCTTCGACTTCACGGCCCTCGCGCCGGGGGCCCTCGTCTACGACATGGTGTACAGGCCGCGCGAGACCCGCCTGATGCGGGAGGCCCGCGCCGCCGGGGTGCGCGCGGAAAATGGCCTTTCCATGCTGGCCCACCAGGCGCGGCTCGCCTTCCTCGCCTGGACGGGCGTGGACGTGCCGACGGGGGTGTTTCTGGAGGCGCTGGAGGTCGCCCGTTGA
- the lysS gene encoding homocitrate synthase: protein MTTDSPAPPIPARSWAIIDSTLREGEQFARGNFGQGDKIEIARALDAFGAEFLEVTTPMVSARTAQDIRVLTGLGLRSKILTHVRCHMEDVRRAVDLGVDGLDLLFGTSSFLREFSHGKSIGQIIDTASEVIGWIKTNHPDLQIRFSAEDTFRSQEADLMAVYRAVSDLGVHRVGLADTVGVATPRQVYTLVREVRKVIHAECGIEFHGHNDTGCAVSNAYEAIEAGATHIDTTILGIGERNGITPLGGFLARMFTFDPQGLIDKYNLDLLPELDRMIARMVGLPIPWNNYLTGEFAYNHKAGMHLKAIYLNPGAYEAIPPGVFGVGRRIQAASKVTGKHAILHKARELGLHYGDEALRQVTDHIKSLAEHGELDDAHLEQVLREWVSA from the coding sequence ATGACGACAGACTCCCCGGCTCCCCCCATCCCCGCCCGGTCCTGGGCCATCATCGACTCCACGCTGCGGGAGGGCGAGCAGTTCGCGCGCGGGAATTTTGGGCAGGGCGACAAGATCGAGATCGCGCGGGCGCTCGACGCCTTCGGGGCGGAATTTCTGGAGGTCACGACACCGATGGTGAGCGCGCGGACGGCCCAAGACATCCGCGTGCTGACCGGGCTGGGGCTGAGGTCGAAGATTCTGACGCACGTGCGCTGTCACATGGAGGACGTGCGGCGGGCGGTGGACCTCGGGGTGGACGGGCTTGACCTGCTCTTCGGCACGAGTTCCTTCCTGCGGGAATTCAGCCACGGCAAGAGCATCGGGCAGATCATCGACACGGCCTCGGAGGTCATCGGGTGGATCAAGACCAACCACCCGGACCTCCAGATTCGCTTCAGCGCGGAGGACACCTTCCGCTCCCAGGAGGCCGACCTGATGGCCGTGTACCGGGCCGTCTCCGATCTGGGGGTGCACCGGGTCGGGCTGGCGGATACGGTGGGGGTCGCCACGCCCCGGCAGGTGTACACGCTCGTGCGCGAGGTGCGCAAGGTCATCCACGCGGAGTGCGGCATCGAGTTTCACGGGCACAACGACACGGGCTGCGCGGTGTCGAACGCCTACGAGGCCATCGAGGCGGGGGCCACGCACATCGACACGACCATCCTGGGGATCGGCGAGCGCAACGGCATCACGCCGCTGGGGGGCTTCCTGGCACGGATGTTCACCTTCGACCCGCAGGGGCTGATCGACAAATACAACCTCGACCTGCTGCCCGAACTCGACCGCATGATCGCCCGGATGGTGGGGTTGCCGATCCCCTGGAACAACTACCTGACGGGCGAATTCGCCTACAACCACAAGGCGGGGATGCACCTCAAGGCGATCTACCTCAACCCCGGCGCGTACGAGGCCATCCCGCCCGGCGTCTTCGGCGTGGGCCGCCGCATCCAGGCCGCGAGCAAGGTGACGGGCAAGCACGCGATTCTCCACAAGGCGCGCGAACTGGGCCTGCACTACGGCGACGAGGCGCTGCGGCAGGTCACCGACCACATCAAGTCGCTGGCCGAGCATGGAGAACTGGACGACGCGCATCTGGAGCAGGTGCTCAGGGAGTGGGTGAGTGCTTAG
- a CDS encoding PhoH family protein, which translates to MTDRTPGQPTPAQGGAPAENAGSASATLQLANQREAFALLGAGDANLRRMRELTPAKIIARGETVTITGEQTDVQAAERMVRDALDVVRSGGELTPESLLRSARLSSEGRSLAQETQVSGLNLPRGLKPKTPGQKVYVDKIERSDITFGVGPAGTGKTYLAVAMAVQALKGKKVKRIILTRPAVEAGERLGFLPGDLQAKIDPYLRPLYDALYDMLDQEKFESYLTSGVIEVAPLAFMRGRTLNDAFIILDEAQNTTGEQMKMFLTRMGFSSKVVVTGDVTQIDLPRHVTSGLAVAKRVLGNIEGIAWHEFTDVDVVRHPLVGKIIKAYEKVEEAEQDKRAARRGELASVPEEIIDARE; encoded by the coding sequence TTGACCGACCGCACCCCAGGCCAGCCCACCCCCGCCCAAGGCGGCGCCCCGGCCGAGAACGCCGGAAGCGCGTCCGCGACCCTGCAACTCGCTAACCAGCGTGAGGCCTTCGCGCTGCTCGGCGCGGGCGACGCGAACCTGCGCCGGATGCGTGAACTCACTCCCGCCAAGATCATCGCGCGGGGGGAGACCGTCACCATCACCGGGGAACAGACCGATGTGCAGGCCGCCGAGCGCATGGTGCGCGACGCCCTCGACGTCGTGAGATCGGGCGGCGAACTCACCCCCGAGAGCCTGCTCCGCTCCGCACGGCTGAGCAGCGAGGGCCGCAGCCTCGCCCAGGAGACGCAGGTGTCCGGCCTGAACCTGCCGCGCGGTCTCAAGCCCAAGACGCCCGGCCAGAAGGTCTACGTCGACAAGATCGAGCGCAGCGACATCACCTTCGGCGTCGGCCCCGCCGGAACGGGCAAGACCTACCTCGCCGTGGCGATGGCCGTCCAGGCGCTCAAGGGCAAGAAGGTCAAGCGCATCATCCTGACCCGCCCGGCGGTCGAGGCGGGCGAGCGTCTGGGCTTCTTGCCCGGCGACCTCCAGGCCAAGATCGACCCCTACCTGCGCCCCCTCTACGACGCCCTGTACGACATGCTCGACCAGGAAAAGTTCGAGTCGTACCTGACGAGCGGAGTGATCGAGGTGGCGCCGCTGGCCTTTATGAGGGGCCGAACTCTTAACGACGCCTTCATCATCCTCGACGAGGCACAGAACACCACCGGCGAGCAGATGAAGATGTTCCTCACCCGCATGGGCTTTTCCTCCAAGGTCGTGGTGACGGGTGACGTGACCCAGATCGACCTGCCGCGACACGTCACGAGCGGGCTGGCGGTCGCCAAGCGGGTCCTGGGCAACATCGAGGGCATCGCCTGGCACGAGTTCACCGACGTGGACGTGGTGCGTCACCCCCTGGTGGGCAAGATCATCAAGGCCTACGAGAAGGTGGAGGAGGCCGAGCAGGACAAGCGGGCGGCCCGCCGGGGCGAACTCGCCAGCGTGCCCGAGGAGATCATCGACGCGCGGGAGTGA
- a CDS encoding PhzF family phenazine biosynthesis protein yields MTSTEISALYRVLSPPGSEGGKTVAVFPTTSGDLQTRAAQSGAPLSVFIESADVSGVALRVFTPTREKGSSDSGALAALAFLQSQGTLLDVVDVTMGGEVFPAQLCGGEWLLRQGDVTVREVEADLSPFGVTGRTAWVASAGRPNLVVEVADMAALEGFMPDVNAISALNRATDTTGLVLFTMGGPNRADASFRAFGPPRGFLEDAASSNMFACLVGVLGVLGRLPTTTNMIRGAQRMPGAPSRLTAQFTSAPDGAADVWVGGRAERSPL; encoded by the coding sequence ATGACCTCGACCGAGATCTCCGCCCTTTACCGCGTCCTCTCCCCGCCCGGTTCCGAGGGGGGCAAAACGGTTGCCGTCTTCCCCACGACCTCCGGCGACCTCCAAACGCGGGCCGCCCAGTCCGGTGCCCCCCTCTCCGTCTTCATCGAGTCGGCGGACGTGTCGGGCGTGGCGCTGCGGGTCTTTACCCCGACCAGGGAGAAGGGCAGTTCGGACTCAGGGGCACTCGCGGCCCTCGCCTTCCTGCAATCCCAGGGGACTCTGCTCGATGTGGTGGACGTGACGATGGGCGGCGAGGTCTTTCCAGCGCAACTGTGCGGCGGCGAGTGGTTGCTGCGGCAGGGGGACGTGACGGTGCGGGAGGTGGAGGCGGACCTCTCCCCCTTCGGCGTGACCGGGAGAACCGCCTGGGTCGCCTCGGCGGGCCGCCCGAATCTGGTCGTGGAGGTCGCGGACATGGCGGCGCTCGAAGGCTTCATGCCGGACGTAAATGCCATCTCGGCCCTCAACCGGGCGACGGACACGACCGGCCTGGTGCTCTTCACGATGGGCGGGCCGAACCGGGCGGACGCGAGCTTCCGGGCGTTCGGGCCGCCGAGGGGCTTTCTGGAGGACGCGGCGAGCAGCAACATGTTCGCCTGCCTGGTCGGGGTGCTGGGGGTCCTGGGCCGCCTGCCCACGACGACGAACATGATCCGGGGGGCACAGCGGATGCCGGGGGCGCCCTCGCGGCTGACGGCGCAGTTCACGTCCGCCCCGGACGGCGCGGCGGACGTGTGGGTGGGCGGACGGGCGGAGCGGTCACCGCTTTGA